ATGAACGATCTGAAAAGCCGAATAATGAGTGACAGTAAGCGTAGGTCGTCTCAAGCATAGCTTGACAAGCTCTTTAGGGAATGAGGGTTGAGGGAAGATAAATAATCTGAACGATCTGAACAATCTGAACAACCGAATGATTTGAATGAGTTGAACGATCTGAACAATCTGAATAATGAGTAATAATAAGTGAGGGTCGAACCTTTAGGGAATGAGGGTTGCGGGAAGGAAAGCGAACAGAATTTAAAAAAACCAAAAGACCTTTTGGCCAAAACCTAATAAAAACAAATACAATCTAAATGTCAAACACAAAAACAAAAAGATCTCCGATGACCTGGGTTACTACAGCATATTTTGCTCAGGGCTTGCCTTTTGTGGCTATAGCAGCTGCATCTGCTTTGATGTTTAAGAATATGGGTATCACAGATACTCAGATAGCATTCTGGACATCTTTGATTATGCTCCCATGGACTCTGAAGCCACTTTGGGGACCATTTATGGAAATCTATAAAACAAAGAAATTTTTTGTTATCCTGACTCAGCTTACTATAGGGGTGATGTTTGGTTTGGTGGCTTTTTCGCTGTCATTGCCCGATTTTTTTGTATATAGTATTGCATTGCTGGCCATTATTGCTTTTGGTGGCGCTACCCACGATATGGCTGTAGACGGGGTTTATCTTAATGTATTGTCACCAAAGCAGCAAGCCATGTATATAGGATGGCAAGGGGCTGCCTACAACCTTGCCAAAGTTTTGTCAGGCGGTGCTTTGGTATATCTTGCCGGCCAGCTGGAAGAAAGACTTGGGGTAGTATCTGCATGGACGATTGTTATGTGTATATACGGGGCTATTATGATACTTGTGGGCTTGTATCACATCAAAATGCTGCCTTCAGATGCTGCTAAAACTGAGGTTGCCACATTGGATGAAGGGTTTGCCAGACTCAAAGATGTCATTACCACCTTTTTTCAAAAAAAATACATTTGGTTGGGTATTGTTTTTATCATCTTATATAGATTTGCAGAAGGGCAGGCGATCAAGATTGCACCGCTTTTCTTTAAAGCAGATAAGGCCGATGGTGGATTGGGCTTGAGTACTTCTGATATAGGTTTAGCTTATGGAGTTTTTGGAGCTGCAGCATACGTTGCCGGTTCACTTGCCGGGGGATATTTTGTGTCATCAAGAGGGTTGAATACGAAGACGCTTTTGATCTTGTGTGCTTTTTTCAACCTGCCATTTGCCATGTTTGCCTTGCTGGCCTACTTTGTGCCATCGAGCCTTGTAATCATCACCGGAGCTGTGGTGATTGAGTACTTTGGTTATGGATTCGGATTTGTAGGTCTGACATTATTTATGATGCAACAGATAGCACCCGGTAATTATAAAATGGCGCACTATGCCTTTGCAACAGGTATTATGAATCTGGGTGTCATGATACCCTCCATGCTGAGTGGTTACCTGAGTGATATGATGGGGTACAAAATGTTTTTCATCTGGGTGCTGATAGCCACCATTCCCGCCTTTCTGATTTGTTGGTTTATACCTCTGAAGCCTGTTGTAGCTGATGAAAATGAGTAATCAATTTTAAGAAACTTATGAAGAATTCAAATCCTGAAGGTAAACACCTGTCAGTACAATATCACGTGATCACCAATGTTTACGATGGGAAAGAACAGTTTAAGGCTGAACTATCCATAAGGAACAATAGTATACATACATTAAAAAAAGGCTGGTCAATTTATTTTAATAGTCTGAGAAAAATTCAGTCAACGTCGGTTTCAAAAGGTTTTCAAATCCAACATGTTAATGGTGACTTGTTCTGTTTGGAACCTACAAAAGATTTTAGACCATTATTACCTGGAGATGAAGTTGTTATATCCTATATAGCAGATTATTGGGCTATAAAAACTGTGGATAAGCCATTGGGTTTTTATATTGTTTACAGAGATTCATCCGGAAATGAGTTGAATCCGGAAGCATTGCCACCGGTTACTGTCATTTCTTTTGAGCGAGATGAGCAGAAGACGAGAAGTTGGATGGATGAATATCCTCAGCCGGACAATGCATCTATATACAAGGATAATGATGTTTTAAAAGACATAGATAAAAATGTTTTATGTCCTGTAGTACCAACTCCTTATTGGTACAAAAAAGAAAATGATGGATTTTTTGTAATTAATAAGGATACAAGACTGGCGTACCAATCTGCTT
The sequence above is drawn from the Saprospiraceae bacterium genome and encodes:
- a CDS encoding MFS transporter, with amino-acid sequence MSNTKTKRSPMTWVTTAYFAQGLPFVAIAAASALMFKNMGITDTQIAFWTSLIMLPWTLKPLWGPFMEIYKTKKFFVILTQLTIGVMFGLVAFSLSLPDFFVYSIALLAIIAFGGATHDMAVDGVYLNVLSPKQQAMYIGWQGAAYNLAKVLSGGALVYLAGQLEERLGVVSAWTIVMCIYGAIMILVGLYHIKMLPSDAAKTEVATLDEGFARLKDVITTFFQKKYIWLGIVFIILYRFAEGQAIKIAPLFFKADKADGGLGLSTSDIGLAYGVFGAAAYVAGSLAGGYFVSSRGLNTKTLLILCAFFNLPFAMFALLAYFVPSSLVIITGAVVIEYFGYGFGFVGLTLFMMQQIAPGNYKMAHYAFATGIMNLGVMIPSMLSGYLSDMMGYKMFFIWVLIATIPAFLICWFIPLKPVVADENE